Proteins from a genomic interval of Mustela lutreola isolate mMusLut2 chromosome 4, mMusLut2.pri, whole genome shotgun sequence:
- the HNRNPF gene encoding heterogeneous nuclear ribonucleoprotein F: MMLGPEGGEGFVVKLRGLPWSCSVEDVQNFLSDCTIHDGAAGVHFIYTREGRQSGEAFVELESEDDVKMALKKDRESMGHRYIEVFKSHRTEMDWVLKHSGPNSADTANDGFVRLRGLPFGCTKEEIVQFFSGLEIVPNGITLPVDPEGKITGEAFVQFASQELAEKALGKHKERIGHRYIEVFKSSQEEVRSYSDPPLKFMSVQRPGPYDRPGTARRYIGIVKQAGLERMRSGAYSAGYGGYEEYSGLSDGYGFTTDLFGRDLSYCLSGMYDHRYGDGEFTVQSTTGHCVHMRGLPYKATENDIYNFFSPLNPVRVHIEIGPDGRVTGEADVEFATHEEAVAAMSKDRANMQHRYIELFLNSTTGASNGAYSSQMMQGMGVSAQSTYSGLESQSVSGCYGAGYGGQNSMGGYD, translated from the coding sequence ATGATGCTGGGCCCCGAGGGAGGTGAAGGCTTTGTGGTCAAGCTCCGTGGCCTGCCCTGGTCCTGCTCTGTTGAGGATGTGCAGAATTTCCTTTCTGACTGCACAATTCATGATGGGGCTGCAGGCGTTCATTTCATCTACActagagaaggcaggcagagtggtgaGGCTTTTGTTGAACTTGAATCAGAAGATGATGTAAAAATGGCCCTTAAAAAAGACAGGGAAAGCATGGGACACCGGTACATTGAGGTGTTCAAGTCCCACAGAACCGAGATGGATTGGGTGTTGAAGCACAGTGGTCCAAACAGTGCCGACACCGCCAATGATGGCTTCGTGCGGCTTCGAGGACTCCCATTTGGATGCACCAAGGAAGAAATTGTTCAGTTCTTCTCAGGGTTGGAAATTGTGCCAAACGGGATCACCTTGCCTGTGGACCCCGAGGGCAAGATTACAGGGGAAGCCTTTGTGCAGTTTGCCTCACAGGAGTTAGCTGAGAAGGCCCTAGGGAAGCACAAGGAGAGAATAGGGCACAGGTATATTGAAGTGTTTAAGAGCAGTCAGGAAGAAGTTAGGTCATACTCAGATCCCCCTCTGAAGTTCATGTCTGTACAGCGGCCGGGGCCCTATGACCGCCCCGGCACAGCCAGGAGGTATATTGGTATTGTCAAGCAAGCAGGCCTGGAGAGGATGAGGTCTGGTGCATATAGTGCAGGCTATGGGGGCTATGAGGAGTACAGCGGCCTCAGCGATGGCTACGGCTTCACCACCGATCTGTTTGGGAGAGACCTCAGTTACTGTCTCTCAGGCATGTATGACCACAGATACGGCGACGGCGAGTTCACTGTCCAGAGTACCACTGGGCACTGCGTCCACATGAGAGGGCTGCCATACAAAGCCACAGAGAACGACATTTACAACTTCTTCTCTCCACTCAACCCTGTGAGAGTCCATATTGAGATTGGCCCTGATGGAAGAGTGACGGGCGAAGCGGATGTTGAGTTTGCCACTCATGAAGAAGCTGTGGCAGCTATGTCCAAAGACCGGGCCAACATGCAACACAGATACATAGAACTTTTCCTGAATTCCACAACTGGGGCCAGCAATGGGGCATATAGCAGCCAGATGATGCAAGGCATGGGGGTGTCGGCCCAGTCTACTTACAGTGGCCTCGAGAGCCAGTCTGTGAGCGGCTGTTACGGGGCTGGCTATGGAGGCCAGAACAGCATGGGTGGATATGACTAG
- the FXYD4 gene encoding FXYD domain-containing ion transport regulator 4: MNRVTRGLLLTLAGLPALEANDLVDKDSPFYYDWESLQLGGMIFGGLLCIAGILIALSGKCKCKYNQKHSPLPEKAIPLITPGSASTC; the protein is encoded by the exons ATGAACAGAGTGACCCGGGGCCTTCTCCTCACACTGGCAG GCCTGCCTGCCTTAGAAGCCAATGACCTGGTTG ATAAAGACAGTCCCTTCTACTATG ACTGGGAAAGCCTGCAGCTGGGCGGCATGATTTTTGGAGGGCTCCTGTGCATCGCTGGAATCTTGATAGCCCTAA GTGGAAAATGCAAATGCAAGTAcaatcagaagcacag CCCCTTACCTGAGAAAGCCATTCCACTCATCACTCCAG GCTCTGCCAGTACCTGCTGA